The sequence CGGTCCCGAGCTCCGATCTGATCCGGATTCGCATGAGGGGCGTCGCGCTCGGCCGATTGTCGCGCCAAGGCCGAGCGATGCGATCGCCACCAGCGGAATGCCGGCGATCCAGGGCAGGCGCGGCGCCAGCGCGTAAAGCGCCGTGCCGATCGATGGCCCCAGCGAGTCCTTGAGGTCGACCGCCACCGACGAAGCCCCCATGTAGGAGGCGCGCCGTGCGGGCGGCGCCAGTGCATTGACGGCGGTCGGCACCAGCGGTCCGACCAGCATCTGTGCGATCGAGCACAGGCTGACGGCTCCGATCAGCGTCAGTATTGCGGGCGAGGCGGCGAGCAGCGCAAAGGCCAGTATCGTCGCGAGGCCGGCACCGACCGTCAGCCAGAGAGCGGACCGTGCCTCGACCATGCGGCTGACCAGCATCTGCAAGCCGACCGTCAGGGCGGCGGCATAGGCGAACAGCGCGCCGACGCCGGATGGCGTCAGCGTCCCGGCATCATGCGCATAGAGCGGGATCACCGCCTCGATCCAGTTGCCGGCTACCTCGAACAGCACGACCCAGAGCAGT is a genomic window of Mesorhizobium huakuii containing:
- a CDS encoding MFS transporter, with product MSLRSVFLAGGAMLVLGGIVMLFALNETIGVGHATGDDRHDGEDEEEEGLSALLPAFRDGRLAKLLLWVVLFEVAGNWIEAVIPLYAHDAGTLTPSGVGALFAYAAALTVGLQMLVSRMVEARSALWLTVGAGLATILAFALLAASPAILTLIGAVSLCSIAQMLVGPLVPTAVNALAPPARRASYMGASSVAVDLKDSLGPSIGTALYALAPRLPWIAGIPLVAIASLGLGATIGRARRPSCESGSDRSSGPEAVDTTEPPMAWSPKPATEQP